One genomic region from Equus asinus isolate D_3611 breed Donkey chromosome 10, EquAss-T2T_v2, whole genome shotgun sequence encodes:
- the MRPL34 gene encoding large ribosomal subunit protein bL34m: MEPPCPLCADLSVLETPRSFQFQRSRDHPKDSQLELGSPGLPAKERKRLGPEESCQPAVCHLPGSRCGWKDEPAVSCDCHQLRHRPRGNPLPADRRRNCNSQQTPGHNVLYARAYREGAVRLPPAGPPEELYSLRLSLWASEELRRGRRDQRQAMAFLARALGRLLGPAALLGGRWLQPRAWLGLPDAWGLPAMQQTRGKARGNEYQPSNIKRKHKHGWIRRLSTPSGVQVILRRMHKGRKSLSH; encoded by the exons ATGGAGCCCCCATGTCCTCTCTGTGCTGACCTTTCCGTTCTGGAGACTCCCAGATCTTTCCAAtttcag AGGAGCAGGGACCACCCCAAGGACAGCCAACTCGAACTCGGATCTCCTGGGCTCCCCGCCAAGGAGAGGAAACGGCTGGGGCCAGAGGAAAGCTGCCAGCCAGCTGTGTGCCATCTGCCCGGCTCCCGCTGTGGGTGGAAAGATGAACCAGCCGTTTCCTGCGACTGCCACCAGCTGCGCCACCGCCCCCGAGGAAACCCTCTGCCTGCCGACAGGAGAAGGAACTGCAACTCCCAGCAGACCCCCGGACATAATGTTTTGTACGCACGCGCATACCGAGAAGGCGCCGTTCGCCTGCCGCCTGCTGGTCCACCTGAAGAGCTATACTCCCTG CGGCTGAGCCTATGGGCTTCAGAAGAGCTGCGGCGGGGACGGCGTGACCAGCGGCAGGCCATGGCTTTTTTGGCCCGAGCCTTGGGTCGCCTGTTGGGTCCGGCGGCGCTACTGGGTGGCAG gtggctccagccccGGGCCTGGCTGGGGCTCCCCGACGCCTGGGGACTCCCTGCCATGCAGCAGACCCGGGGCAAGGCGCGCGGGAACGAGTATCAGCCGAGCAACATCAAACGCAAGCACAAGCACGGCTGGATCCGGCGCTTAAGCACGCCGTCCGGCGTCCAGGTCATCCTTCGCCGCATGCACAAGGGCCGCAAGTCGCTGAGCCATTGA
- the DDA1 gene encoding DET1- and DDB1-associated protein 1 isoform X1, translating to MGARRAAYPEGGARGRANDGRVTVPSVLAVLWLEVTVRRRLRGRLWWRRRRLRRWLRQRRRKQKMVATRTETGSLVCDHAQRADFLKGLPVYNKSNFSRFHADSVCKASNRRPSVYLPTREYPSEQIIVTEKTNILLRYLHQQWDKKNAAKKRDQEQVDLEGESSAPPRKVARTDSPDMHEDT from the exons ATGGGGGCGCGCAGAGCTGCATATCCTGAGGGCGGGGCTCGAGGGCGGGCCAATGACGGGAGGGTGACGGTGCCATCAGTGTTGGCTGTGCTGTGGCTGGAAGTTACTGTGCGGCGGCGGCTAAGAGGGCGGCtgtggtggcggcggcggcggctcagGCGGTGGCTGAGGCAGCGACGGAGGAAACAGAAGATG GTGGCCACACGGACCGAGACAGGGAGTTTAGTGTGTGACCACGCACAAAGG GCAGATTTTTTGAAAGGACTGCCTGTCTACAACAAAAGCAATTTTAGTCGATTTCATGCCGACTCCGTGTGCAAAGCGTCG AACCGACGCCCCTCAGTCTACCTGCCCACGAGGGAATACCCGTCAGAACAGA TCATTgtgacagaaaaaacaaacatcctTTTGCGCTACCTACATCAGCAATGGGACAAAAAG AACGCCGCCAAGAAGAGAGACCAGGAACAAGTGGACCTGGAGGGGGAGAGCTCGGCGCCCCCCCGCAAGGTTGCCCGGACCGACAGCCCGGACATGCACGAGGACACTTAA
- the DDA1 gene encoding DET1- and DDB1-associated protein 1 isoform X2, which yields MGARRAAYPEGGARGRANDGRVTVPSVLAVLWLEVTVRRRLRGRLWWRRRRLRRWLRQRRRKQKMADFLKGLPVYNKSNFSRFHADSVCKASNRRPSVYLPTREYPSEQIIVTEKTNILLRYLHQQWDKKNAAKKRDQEQVDLEGESSAPPRKVARTDSPDMHEDT from the exons ATGGGGGCGCGCAGAGCTGCATATCCTGAGGGCGGGGCTCGAGGGCGGGCCAATGACGGGAGGGTGACGGTGCCATCAGTGTTGGCTGTGCTGTGGCTGGAAGTTACTGTGCGGCGGCGGCTAAGAGGGCGGCtgtggtggcggcggcggcggctcagGCGGTGGCTGAGGCAGCGACGGAGGAAACAGAAGATG GCAGATTTTTTGAAAGGACTGCCTGTCTACAACAAAAGCAATTTTAGTCGATTTCATGCCGACTCCGTGTGCAAAGCGTCG AACCGACGCCCCTCAGTCTACCTGCCCACGAGGGAATACCCGTCAGAACAGA TCATTgtgacagaaaaaacaaacatcctTTTGCGCTACCTACATCAGCAATGGGACAAAAAG AACGCCGCCAAGAAGAGAGACCAGGAACAAGTGGACCTGGAGGGGGAGAGCTCGGCGCCCCCCCGCAAGGTTGCCCGGACCGACAGCCCGGACATGCACGAGGACACTTAA